One genomic region from Streptomyces sp. NBC_00582 encodes:
- a CDS encoding cryptochrome/photolyase family protein, which produces MNVSVVLFTSDLRLHDHPPLRAALDGSREVVPLFVRDRAVDGSGFAAPNRLAFLADCLRDLDAGLRQRGGRLVLRSGDLVEEVCRVATEAEADEVHLAADASAYAQRREERLRRALEAEGVRLHVHGTVTTVVDPGVLAPGSSDHFAVFTPYFGHWSRQRLREVRAAPRAVRVPEGVGSEELPDRKALSGLAPALAEGGETEGRARLAAWLRSGVASYEDRHDDLAGDATSRLSPHLHFGTLSPVELVHRARAVGGPGAEAFVRQVAWRDFHRQVLAARPQAAVADYRTKHDRWRTERTAGADVEAWREGRTGYPVVDAAMRQLRHEGWMHNRGRLLTASFLTKTLYVDWRIGARHFLDLLVDGDVANNQLNWQWMAGTGTDSRPNRVLNPVTQAKRYDPDGAYVRRWVPELAELEGPAAHEPWKLRGLDRAALDYPDPVVDLADGLARFKRARDHV; this is translated from the coding sequence ATGAACGTCTCGGTCGTCCTGTTCACCTCCGACCTGCGGCTGCACGACCACCCTCCGCTGCGCGCGGCCCTCGACGGGTCGCGGGAGGTGGTTCCGCTGTTCGTGCGCGACCGGGCGGTGGACGGCTCGGGGTTCGCCGCGCCCAACCGGCTGGCCTTCCTCGCCGACTGTCTGCGCGATCTCGACGCGGGCCTGCGGCAGCGCGGCGGCCGGCTGGTGCTGCGGTCCGGGGACCTCGTGGAGGAGGTGTGCCGGGTGGCCACCGAGGCGGAGGCCGACGAGGTCCATCTGGCGGCGGACGCGAGCGCGTACGCCCAGCGACGCGAGGAACGGCTGCGGCGCGCCCTGGAGGCCGAGGGCGTCCGTCTGCATGTGCACGGCACGGTGACGACCGTGGTGGACCCCGGGGTGCTGGCCCCGGGCTCCTCCGACCACTTCGCGGTCTTCACGCCGTACTTCGGGCACTGGTCGCGCCAGCGGCTGCGGGAGGTCCGCGCCGCGCCGCGGGCGGTACGGGTGCCGGAGGGCGTCGGCTCGGAGGAACTGCCGGACCGCAAGGCCCTCTCCGGCCTGGCGCCGGCGCTCGCCGAGGGCGGTGAGACGGAGGGCCGCGCCCGGCTCGCCGCCTGGCTGCGCTCGGGCGTCGCCTCGTACGAGGACCGCCACGACGACCTGGCCGGCGACGCGACCTCGCGACTCTCGCCGCATCTGCACTTCGGCACCCTCTCCCCCGTCGAGCTCGTGCACCGGGCGCGGGCCGTGGGCGGGCCGGGCGCCGAGGCGTTCGTACGGCAGGTCGCCTGGCGTGACTTCCACCGCCAGGTGCTGGCCGCGCGGCCGCAGGCGGCGGTCGCGGACTACCGCACCAAGCACGACCGGTGGCGTACGGAGCGCACGGCCGGCGCGGACGTCGAGGCCTGGCGGGAGGGCCGTACCGGCTACCCCGTGGTGGACGCGGCGATGCGGCAGCTACGGCACGAGGGCTGGATGCACAACCGGGGACGCCTGCTCACGGCGAGTTTCCTCACCAAGACGCTGTACGTCGACTGGCGCATCGGCGCCCGGCACTTCCTGGATCTCCTGGTCGACGGGGACGTGGCGAACAACCAGCTCAACTGGCAGTGGATGGCCGGGACGGGCACCGACTCCCGGCCCAACCGGGTCCTCAACCCGGTCACCCAGGCGAAGCGCTACGACCCCGACGGGGCGTACGTGCGGCGCTGGGTGCCCGAGCTGGCGGAGCTGGAGGGGCCGGCGGCGCACGAACCGTGGAAGCTGCGGGGCCTGGACCGGGCGGCGCTCGACTACCCGGACCCGGTCGTCGACCTCGCCGACGGTCTGGCCCGCTTCAAGCGGGCGCGCGACCACGTGTGA
- a CDS encoding SDR family oxidoreductase, whose product MTAHDHGTGPLCLVTGASGYIGGRLVPELLAAGLRVRCLARSPARLRDHPWAGRVEVVRGDVTDAESVAAAMRGVDVAYYLVHALGTGGDFEETDRRAARIFGESARAAGVRRLVYLGGLTPYGVPEERLSPHLRSRAEVGRILLGSGVPTAVLRAAVVIGSGSASFEMLRYLTERLPVMVTPSWVHTRIQPVAVRDVLRALVGAARMPPGVSRTFDIGGPDILTYREMMVRYAAVAGLPHRLILPVPMLSPGLSSHWVGLVTPVPASIARPLTESLRHEVVCREHDIARYVPDPPGHPVGFDEAVRLALRRVREARVTTRWSSASLPGAPSDPLPTDPDWAGGSLYCDHRELCVDAPRASLWRVIEGIGGDNGWYSFPLAWAVRGWLDRLAGGVGLRRGRRDAARLRVGDSLDFWRVEEIEPGHLLRLRAEMRLPGLAWLEMYAETDGDGRTRFRQRALFHPRGLLGHVYWWSVSPFHAVVFGGMARNIARAALADAATHTPDRTPTG is encoded by the coding sequence ATGACGGCACACGACCACGGCACCGGACCCCTGTGTCTGGTGACCGGCGCCTCGGGATACATCGGCGGCCGGCTCGTCCCCGAGCTGCTGGCGGCGGGCCTGCGCGTACGCTGCCTCGCCCGCTCCCCCGCACGGCTGCGCGACCACCCGTGGGCGGGCCGGGTGGAGGTGGTCCGCGGGGACGTGACCGACGCGGAGTCCGTGGCGGCGGCGATGCGGGGCGTCGACGTCGCGTACTACCTGGTGCACGCCCTGGGCACCGGAGGGGACTTCGAGGAGACGGACCGGCGGGCGGCACGGATCTTCGGGGAGTCGGCACGCGCCGCGGGCGTCCGCCGGCTCGTCTACCTGGGCGGGCTCACCCCCTACGGGGTGCCGGAGGAGCGGTTGTCGCCGCATCTGCGCTCGCGCGCCGAGGTCGGCCGGATCCTGCTCGGCTCGGGCGTGCCCACGGCCGTGCTGCGGGCGGCGGTCGTGATCGGCTCGGGTTCGGCCTCGTTCGAGATGCTGCGCTATCTGACCGAGCGCCTGCCGGTGATGGTCACCCCCAGCTGGGTGCACACCCGGATCCAGCCGGTCGCCGTCCGGGACGTGCTGCGCGCGCTGGTCGGCGCGGCGCGGATGCCGCCCGGGGTGAGCCGGACCTTCGACATCGGCGGCCCCGACATCCTGACCTACCGGGAGATGATGGTCCGTTACGCCGCCGTCGCGGGGCTGCCGCACCGGCTGATCCTGCCCGTACCGATGCTCTCCCCCGGTCTGTCGAGCCACTGGGTGGGGCTGGTCACGCCGGTGCCGGCCTCCATCGCGCGGCCGCTCACCGAGTCGCTGCGGCACGAGGTGGTGTGCCGCGAGCACGACATCGCCCGGTACGTTCCGGACCCGCCCGGTCATCCGGTCGGCTTCGACGAGGCGGTCCGGCTCGCCCTGCGGCGGGTGCGCGAGGCACGGGTCACCACCCGCTGGTCCTCGGCCTCCCTGCCGGGGGCGCCGAGCGATCCCCTGCCCACCGACCCCGACTGGGCCGGCGGAAGCCTCTACTGCGACCACCGGGAGCTGTGCGTGGACGCTCCGCGGGCCTCGCTGTGGCGGGTGATCGAGGGCATCGGCGGCGACAACGGCTGGTACTCCTTCCCGCTCGCCTGGGCGGTACGGGGGTGGCTGGACCGGCTGGCGGGCGGGGTGGGCCTGCGCCGGGGGCGCCGGGACGCGGCACGGTTGCGGGTGGGGGACTCGCTGGACTTCTGGCGGGTCGAGGAGATCGAGCCGGGGCATCTGCTGCGGCTCCGGGCGGAGATGCGGCTGCCGGGTCTGGCGTGGCTGGAGATGTACGCGGAGACGGACGGGGACGGACGCACCCGTTTCCGTCAGCGCGCCCTGTTCCACCCGCGCGGGCTGCTCGGCCACGTGTACTGGTGGAGCGTGTCGCCGTTCCACGCGGTGGTCTTCGGCGGCATGGCCCGCAACATCGCCCGCGCGGCCTTGGCGGACGCGGCGACCCACACCCCCGACCGCACCCCCACCGGCTGA
- a CDS encoding MarR family winged helix-turn-helix transcriptional regulator has product MATANDRERQQAEREQPSDAPGTGTDLHAFAVALRRMNGEINRLVHVFAGDHGLHATDVQALGAILDSDEPMTPKRLREHLGLTSGAVTACVDRLERAGHIRRVRESADRRVVHLYYAADARAAARTYFRPLAEATDAARSRFTDDELAVVVRFLSAMNEELGTTVPPGH; this is encoded by the coding sequence GTGGCCACAGCGAACGACCGGGAACGGCAGCAGGCGGAACGGGAACAGCCGTCGGACGCCCCCGGGACGGGGACCGATCTGCACGCCTTCGCCGTGGCGCTGCGCCGGATGAACGGCGAGATCAACCGCCTGGTGCACGTCTTCGCGGGCGACCACGGACTGCACGCGACGGACGTCCAGGCGCTCGGCGCGATCCTCGACTCCGACGAGCCGATGACACCGAAGCGGCTGCGGGAGCACCTCGGCCTCACCTCCGGCGCGGTCACCGCGTGCGTGGACCGGCTGGAGCGGGCCGGGCACATCCGTCGCGTCCGGGAGAGCGCCGACCGCCGGGTGGTCCATCTGTACTACGCCGCCGACGCCCGAGCGGCGGCCCGCACCTACTTCCGCCCCCTCGCCGAGGCGACCGACGCGGCCCGCTCCCGGTTCACCGACGACGAACTGGCCGTGGTGGTGCGGTTCCTGAGCGCGATGAACGAGGAACTCGGCACCACCGTGCCGCCCGGCCACTGA